The following coding sequences lie in one Pelobacter seleniigenes DSM 18267 genomic window:
- a CDS encoding putative Ig domain-containing protein, which translates to MKSQFCRMSACAGLLVLLFATTALAKSVTLSWDPSPSNITGYKIYYDTQSAETPFVGIDAIEGDSPIDVGNVLTYTVTGLYDDEDYYFAVTAYDGSGNESTYSNVVVSAAVGTQPQNTAPVLNSIGSKTVAEGSPLAFTVSASDVDGDSLSYSVSGLPVGANFNSSTRAFSWTPGFGAAGDYAVTFTVNDGSATDSETVTITVNNVNQAPVLNSIGGKMVAEGSLLTFKVSASDADGDSLSYSASGLPVGASFNSSTQTFSWTPDYTAAGSYAVTFAVADGQIVDSETVTIVVNNVNQAPVLGSIGSKIVAEGSLLAFSISASDADGDSLSYTASGLPSGASFNSSTRTFSWTPNYTSAGSYTVIFGVNDGSATDNETVTITVSNVNQAPVLNSIGTKTVAEGSSLAFTVSASDVDGDSLSYSASGLPAGASFNSSTRTFSWTPEFAETENTRIFAVVFAASDGRAEDSELVTINVTNVNRAPVLSGIGSQNLAANSAFSLTISGSDPDNNALTYSAANLPAGATFNASLKTFNWTPSTAQIGSYAITFSVTDGSLKDSETVTMVVSDNNSAPVISGQPASTIMATYLYSFTPLASDADGDKLTFSITGKPSWASFDTSSGRLYGSPSETQTGTYSGIVIAVSDGAKSAVLPAFSIAVSAYVPVDTDHDGVPDSIDAFPNDSSEWQDTDGDRIGNVADPDDDNDGVADIYDGAPLDASSSAWHILAQAEAGGYISPEGETYLAYGESQSYQLTPMAGYYVKDLLVNGRSVGAVSTYAIDGIAEHYELNAVFEAIPTGLSLNPVAEGLAGIDRVDGGDDSHNYVDGKPKLALDYRFHVTLREASVTADQRVVYLVLDSYKYRMNLSSGALVNGAEYALVSRLGPAYAHSFYFIVEDSAGHLLGRYPTSGSLEGPVVELLDGRNLVAVAADIDARALDSATAFGNKQVQGWLPDAGPKGQFKLADSIGAIRSGNGYVIKRADSGTLPDLSGYGQITDEMIAVPVLPGWNLIGNPYGGAVALADIDVQVGSGIPVPWLNAVAENIVVDGIYSYLGEDWGGTNEFASAASAVPAQLIPWIGYWVYVNPSDDAVTLLIPKPLQ; encoded by the coding sequence TGTGGGGAATGTCCTGACCTATACGGTGACCGGTCTCTATGATGATGAAGACTATTATTTTGCGGTCACGGCTTATGATGGTTCCGGCAATGAAAGTACCTACTCGAATGTCGTGGTCAGTGCCGCGGTCGGAACCCAACCCCAGAACACGGCCCCGGTCCTGAACAGCATCGGCAGCAAAACCGTTGCCGAGGGGAGTCCCTTGGCGTTCACCGTCAGCGCCAGCGATGTTGACGGCGACAGTCTGAGCTACAGCGTCAGTGGATTACCGGTAGGGGCGAACTTTAACAGTTCGACCCGGGCCTTCAGTTGGACGCCGGGCTTTGGAGCGGCTGGAGACTATGCGGTCACCTTTACCGTGAATGACGGCAGTGCCACAGACAGCGAAACGGTGACAATCACCGTCAACAATGTCAACCAGGCTCCGGTCCTGAACAGCATCGGCGGCAAGATGGTCGCCGAGGGCAGTTTGCTGACATTCAAGGTCAGCGCCAGTGATGCCGACGGTGACAGTTTAAGCTACAGTGCCAGCGGGTTGCCCGTCGGGGCCAGCTTCAACAGTTCGACTCAAACTTTCAGCTGGACACCAGATTATACGGCCGCTGGAAGCTATGCGGTGACCTTCGCCGTGGCTGACGGACAGATCGTTGACAGTGAAACCGTAACCATCGTGGTTAATAACGTTAATCAGGCGCCGGTTCTCGGCAGCATCGGCAGCAAGATCGTTGCTGAAGGCAGCTTGCTGGCATTCTCAATCAGCGCCAGCGATGCTGATGGTGACAGCTTGAGCTACACTGCCAGCGGGCTGCCGAGCGGGGCGAGCTTCAACAGTTCGACCCGGACCTTCAGTTGGACCCCGAATTACACTTCCGCCGGCAGTTATACGGTGATCTTTGGCGTAAACGATGGCAGTGCGACGGACAACGAGACGGTGACAATCACCGTCAGCAATGTCAACCAGGCTCCGGTCCTGAACAGCATCGGCACCAAAACAGTTGCTGAGGGAAGTTCTTTGGCGTTCACCGTCAGTGCCAGCGATGTTGACGGCGACAGTCTGAGCTACAGCGCCAGTGGGCTGCCGGCCGGGGCGAGCTTCAACAGTTCGACCCGCACCTTCAGTTGGACGCCGGAATTTGCTGAAACGGAAAATACCCGTATCTTTGCCGTAGTTTTTGCGGCCAGTGATGGCCGGGCTGAGGACAGTGAGCTGGTGACCATCAACGTCACCAACGTCAACCGGGCACCGGTGCTCAGCGGTATCGGCAGTCAAAACCTGGCCGCCAACAGCGCTTTCAGCCTGACCATCAGTGGTAGTGATCCCGATAATAATGCGTTGACTTACAGTGCCGCCAACCTGCCGGCCGGGGCGACCTTTAACGCTAGCCTGAAAACTTTTAACTGGACCCCGAGTACTGCCCAGATCGGTAGTTATGCGATCACTTTCAGTGTCACTGACGGCAGCCTGAAGGACTCTGAAACAGTGACTATGGTGGTTTCTGATAACAACTCTGCACCGGTGATCAGCGGTCAGCCCGCCAGCACCATCATGGCGACCTATCTCTACTCGTTTACGCCACTGGCCAGTGATGCCGATGGTGACAAACTGACCTTCTCCATTACCGGGAAACCGTCCTGGGCTAGTTTCGACACTTCCAGTGGGCGGCTCTACGGTAGCCCGTCCGAAACCCAGACCGGAACTTACAGCGGCATTGTCATCGCCGTTTCGGATGGTGCCAAGAGTGCAGTTTTGCCGGCGTTCTCCATCGCCGTCAGTGCCTATGTACCTGTCGATACTGATCATGATGGTGTGCCGGACAGCATTGATGCGTTCCCCAATGACAGCAGCGAATGGCAGGATACGGACGGCGACCGGATCGGCAACGTCGCTGACCCCGATGATGATAATGACGGGGTTGCCGATATTTACGACGGGGCACCGCTGGACGCTTCTTCTTCCGCCTGGCATATCCTGGCACAGGCCGAAGCCGGAGGCTACATCAGTCCCGAGGGGGAAACCTATCTGGCTTACGGCGAATCCCAATCCTATCAGTTGACTCCCATGGCGGGTTATTACGTCAAAGACCTGCTGGTCAACGGTCGGTCGGTCGGAGCGGTCAGTACCTATGCCATTGACGGAATAGCGGAGCATTATGAGCTGAACGCTGTGTTTGAAGCCATCCCGACCGGGCTCAGCCTGAATCCCGTTGCTGAGGGGCTGGCCGGGATCGACCGCGTTGATGGTGGCGACGACAGCCATAACTATGTTGACGGCAAGCCGAAGCTGGCCCTTGACTACCGTTTCCATGTCACGTTGCGTGAGGCTTCGGTCACCGCAGACCAGCGGGTCGTTTATCTGGTCCTGGACAGCTATAAATACCGGATGAACCTCAGCAGCGGAGCCCTGGTCAACGGTGCCGAATACGCCCTTGTCTCCAGGCTCGGCCCAGCCTATGCACACAGCTTTTATTTCATTGTCGAAGATAGCGCCGGCCACCTACTGGGTCGCTATCCCACCAGCGGCAGTCTGGAAGGCCCGGTCGTCGAACTGTTGGACGGGCGGAACCTGGTTGCTGTTGCGGCCGATATCGACGCCAGAGCCTTGGATTCAGCCACTGCGTTCGGCAATAAGCAGGTGCAGGGCTGGTTGCCGGATGCAGGTCCGAAGGGGCAGTTCAAACTTGCTGATTCCATCGGCGCCATTCGCAGCGGCAACGGCTACGTTATCAAGCGTGCCGACAGCGGCACTTTGCCGGATTTGAGCGGCTATGGCCAAATCACTGATGAGATGATAGCCGTGCCGGTATTGCCGGGTTGGAATCTGATCGGCAACCCGTACGGCGGCGCTGTGGCCCTGGCTGATATCGATGTCCAGGTTGGGAGCGGGATCCCGGTGCCTTGGCTCAATGCCGTAGCCGAGAATATCGTCGTCGACGGTATCTATTCCTATCTGGGCGAAGACTGGGGTGGCACTAATGAGTTTGCCAGCGCCGCTTCGGCAGTCCCGGCACAATTGATCCCCTGGATCGGCTACTGGGTCTATGTCAATCCTTCCGATGATGCAGTCACCCTGCTGATTCCGAAGCCGTTACAGTAG
- a CDS encoding Ig-like domain-containing protein, with protein sequence MILIHSKRTIHCFLLGLLLLLAAGCNNGGGGDSGGSSGIPTTDNSTDTPPVSGASLSGQVADGYLIKAQVFLDRNANRIHDNGEPMSYTAENGSYVLAVEAGEGDLYPVVARAEAGVTIDADNGLYLEESYVLESPPGHWVFVSPLTTLVKLELDKNPLISLQQAVLRVRSQVGIADEVSLFENYLTSAPGNAVLAEELGRTHRAARAIAGLMGQLRSLVVENLGRELSATEEEAVAYLLSDRILSRSAMIEAALNHERNYGDDLDVEGLVSSILAIIENEPMDGEVLADYAERIDQGLDNWDMTPPQILSSSPAQSSVASIATTITVAFDEGLDEAVIEHGGLALTGPNGVVAGSLVYDAAGKKLSFTPDQYLLPHTDYQVILKADLADAVGNRLGEEKSWSFATIFDQTPPALPEFF encoded by the coding sequence ATGATCTTGATTCACTCAAAAAGAACGATTCACTGTTTTCTTCTCGGCCTGTTACTATTGCTGGCCGCCGGTTGCAATAACGGCGGCGGCGGTGACAGTGGCGGCAGCAGTGGCATCCCTACAACAGATAATTCGACGGACACTCCGCCCGTATCGGGAGCATCTCTGAGCGGTCAGGTCGCCGATGGCTATCTGATCAAGGCACAGGTATTTCTGGATCGCAACGCCAACCGGATTCATGATAACGGCGAGCCAATGAGCTATACAGCTGAGAACGGCAGCTATGTACTCGCCGTTGAAGCCGGGGAGGGCGACCTGTATCCGGTTGTTGCCCGGGCTGAAGCCGGGGTGACCATTGATGCGGATAATGGCCTTTATCTCGAAGAGAGTTATGTCCTGGAATCGCCTCCGGGGCACTGGGTATTTGTTTCGCCCCTGACGACCTTGGTGAAATTGGAGCTGGATAAAAATCCGCTGATCAGTTTGCAGCAGGCTGTTTTGAGGGTTCGCAGCCAGGTGGGCATTGCCGATGAGGTGTCTCTTTTTGAAAATTACCTGACCAGCGCTCCGGGCAATGCGGTTCTGGCCGAGGAACTGGGACGAACCCATCGTGCAGCCCGGGCGATAGCCGGGTTGATGGGGCAGCTGCGCAGTCTGGTCGTTGAAAATCTGGGCCGGGAATTGAGTGCAACTGAAGAGGAAGCCGTTGCCTACCTGCTTAGCGATCGCATCCTCAGTCGCTCCGCCATGATTGAAGCAGCACTCAATCACGAACGCAACTATGGTGACGATCTGGATGTTGAGGGTTTGGTCAGTTCAATCCTGGCGATCATTGAAAATGAACCTATGGATGGGGAGGTGTTGGCGGACTATGCTGAGCGTATTGATCAGGGACTGGATAACTGGGATATGACCCCGCCGCAAATCCTCAGCAGTTCCCCAGCCCAAAGCTCGGTTGCATCAATCGCCACAACCATCACGGTTGCGTTTGACGAAGGGCTTGATGAGGCGGTCATTGAGCATGGCGGCCTTGCACTGACCGGACCGAACGGCGTTGTGGCCGGGTCTCTTGTTTATGATGCCGCCGGAAAGAAGCTCTCTTTCACTCCTGACCAATATCTGCTGCCCCATACCGACTACCAGGTGATTCTCAAAGCAGATCTGGCTGATGCCGTCGGCAACCGCTTGGGAGAAGAGAAATCCTGGAGTTTTGCCACCATCTTTGATCAGACCCCGCCCGCGCTCCCGGAATTTTTCTAA